One segment of Pseudoalteromonas rubra DNA contains the following:
- a CDS encoding valine--tRNA ligase, whose protein sequence is MDKTYNPQDIEQSLYQGWEENGYFKPSGQGDAYSIMIPPPNVTGSLHMGHAFQDTIMDTLIRYQRMQGKNTLWQVGTDHAGIATQMVVERKLAAEESKTRHDLGREEFINRIWQWKNESGGTITKQLRRLGASVDWDRERFTMDDGLSEAVKEVFVRLYKDDLIYRGKRLVNWDPKLHTAISDLEVENKDKQGHMWNLRYPLADGVKTKDGKDYIVVATTRPETMLGDTGVAVNPDDERYQDLIGKEILLPIVNRRIPIVADEHADMEKGTGCVKITPAHDFNDNEVGKRHQLPMINVFNKDAAILSEGETFTFDGKPLELDAPLPERFHGLDRFDARKLIVDEFEQAGLLEKIDDHSLTVPYGDRSGVVIEPLLTDQWYVRVAPLAEPAIKAVEDGDIQFVPKQYENMYFSWMRDIQDWCISRQLWWGHRIPAWYDNEGNVYVGRDEAEVRRDNNLADDVVLSQDDDVLDTWFSSALWTFSTQGWPENTDDLKMFHPSDTLVTGFDIIFFWVARMIMMTLHFVKDDQGKPQVPFKTVYVTGLIRDENGDKMSKSKGNVLDPLDMIDGIDLESLVQKRTGNMMQPQLAAKIEKNTRKTFADGIEAHGTDALRFTLAAMASTGRDINWDMNRLEGYRNFCNKLWNASRYVLMNTEEQDCGFNGGEMQVSLADRWILGQFQNTVKTFTEHLDNYRFDLAANTIYEFTWNQFCDWYLELTKPILFKGNEAQQRGTRHTLITVLEGLLRLMHPLMPYITETIWQRVAPLAGIEANTIMLQRFPQFDAEQVDTQAMEDLEWVKQFILAIRNIRGEMDISPSKPLSVLLANVSEQDQRRLDDNQAFLSSLAKLEDIKVLASKDEAPASATAFIGDLEIMIPMAGLIDVEAEMARIAKQLEKAEKGLTQVEKKLANEKFVNNAPPAVLDKEKAKLAEYSDAKAKLLEQKAKIESL, encoded by the coding sequence ATGCAGGGCAAAAATACTTTATGGCAGGTGGGAACAGACCACGCTGGTATCGCAACCCAAATGGTTGTTGAGCGTAAGCTGGCCGCTGAAGAAAGCAAAACCCGTCACGACCTGGGCCGCGAAGAGTTTATCAACCGTATCTGGCAGTGGAAAAACGAGTCAGGTGGCACCATCACCAAGCAGCTTCGTCGCCTGGGTGCATCGGTAGACTGGGATCGTGAGCGCTTTACTATGGACGACGGCCTGTCTGAAGCAGTTAAAGAAGTCTTTGTTCGTTTATATAAAGACGACCTGATCTACCGCGGTAAGCGCCTGGTTAACTGGGATCCAAAACTGCACACCGCGATTTCTGATCTGGAAGTAGAAAACAAAGACAAGCAGGGCCACATGTGGAACCTGCGTTACCCGCTGGCTGATGGTGTTAAAACCAAAGACGGCAAAGACTACATTGTAGTGGCAACAACGCGTCCGGAAACCATGCTGGGCGACACCGGTGTGGCAGTCAACCCGGATGATGAGCGTTATCAGGACCTGATCGGCAAAGAGATCTTACTGCCAATCGTCAATCGTCGTATCCCAATCGTTGCCGACGAACACGCAGACATGGAAAAAGGCACAGGCTGTGTGAAGATCACACCAGCGCACGACTTCAACGATAACGAAGTTGGTAAGCGTCATCAGCTGCCCATGATCAACGTCTTCAACAAAGATGCGGCGATTTTGAGTGAAGGCGAAACCTTCACTTTTGATGGTAAGCCACTGGAGCTGGATGCACCATTACCTGAGCGCTTTCATGGTCTTGACCGTTTCGATGCCCGCAAACTGATTGTTGATGAGTTTGAACAAGCTGGCCTGCTGGAAAAAATCGACGACCACAGCCTGACGGTTCCTTACGGCGACCGCTCTGGTGTGGTCATTGAGCCACTGCTAACTGACCAATGGTATGTACGCGTTGCGCCACTGGCTGAGCCGGCAATCAAAGCCGTAGAAGACGGTGACATTCAGTTCGTGCCTAAACAGTACGAAAACATGTACTTCTCCTGGATGCGCGATATTCAGGACTGGTGTATTTCTCGTCAGCTATGGTGGGGACACCGTATCCCGGCCTGGTATGACAACGAAGGCAATGTTTACGTTGGTCGCGATGAAGCCGAAGTACGCCGCGATAACAACTTGGCAGACGATGTCGTTCTGAGCCAGGATGATGATGTACTGGATACCTGGTTCTCTTCTGCGCTGTGGACCTTCTCAACCCAAGGCTGGCCAGAAAATACTGACGACCTGAAGATGTTCCACCCGTCAGACACGCTGGTGACTGGTTTCGACATCATTTTCTTCTGGGTTGCCCGTATGATCATGATGACACTGCACTTTGTGAAAGACGACCAAGGCAAACCTCAGGTGCCATTTAAAACCGTTTACGTGACCGGTCTGATCCGTGACGAAAATGGCGACAAGATGTCTAAGTCAAAAGGTAATGTACTGGATCCGCTGGACATGATCGATGGTATCGATCTGGAAAGCCTGGTTCAGAAGCGTACCGGCAACATGATGCAGCCGCAGCTGGCCGCAAAGATTGAAAAGAACACTCGTAAGACTTTTGCTGATGGTATTGAAGCACACGGCACCGATGCGCTGCGCTTTACCCTGGCTGCTATGGCCTCAACCGGTCGTGATATCAACTGGGATATGAACCGTCTGGAAGGATATCGTAACTTCTGTAACAAGCTGTGGAACGCCAGCCGTTACGTGCTGATGAACACCGAAGAACAGGATTGTGGTTTCAACGGTGGCGAGATGCAGGTGTCTCTGGCGGATCGCTGGATTTTGGGTCAGTTCCAGAACACAGTGAAAACCTTCACTGAGCACCTAGACAACTACCGCTTTGACCTGGCCGCGAATACCATCTACGAGTTCACCTGGAACCAGTTCTGTGACTGGTACCTGGAGCTGACTAAGCCAATTCTGTTCAAGGGCAACGAAGCCCAGCAACGTGGTACACGCCACACCCTGATCACGGTTCTGGAAGGCCTGCTACGCCTGATGCACCCGCTGATGCCTTACATCACAGAAACCATCTGGCAGCGTGTTGCACCACTGGCTGGTATCGAAGCAAACACCATCATGTTGCAGCGCTTCCCGCAGTTTGATGCTGAGCAGGTAGATACGCAAGCAATGGAAGACCTGGAGTGGGTTAAACAATTCATTCTGGCTATCCGTAACATTCGCGGTGAGATGGACATCAGTCCAAGTAAACCGCTTAGCGTGTTACTGGCCAATGTCTCTGAGCAGGATCAACGCCGTCTTGACGACAACCAGGCATTCCTGAGCTCACTGGCTAAACTGGAAGACATCAAGGTGCTGGCAAGCAAAGACGAGGCCCCGGCATCCGCTACCGCCTTTATTGGTGACCTTGAGATCATGATCCCTATGGCAGGTCTGATTGATGTCGAAGCCGAAATGGCCCGTATCGCCAAACAGCTGGAAAAGGCAGAAAAAGGCCTGACACAGGTTGAGAAAAAGCTGGCAAACGAGAAGTTCGTCAACAACGCTCCTCCTGCGGTACTTGATAAAGAGAAAGCCAAACTGGCCGAGTACAGCGACGCCAAAGCCAAGCTACTTGAGCAAAAAGCCAAAATCGAAAGCCTGTAA